The Austwickia sp. genome includes a region encoding these proteins:
- a CDS encoding cobyrinate a,c-diamide synthase: MPGAAGAVVAARAAGAVDARAAELVNDAEFTWSLPRIVVAAPASGHGKTTIAIGLMAALRRRGLAVAPAKVGPDYIDPGYHLLASGRPGRNLDPFLVGEDRIAPLLVHGARTPVPCDVVVIEGVMGLFDGRLGTDSFASTAHVARLTEAPVLLCVDVRHQSATVGAVVHGLATYDERIRVAGVVLNQVGSARQEAEARRAIERTGIPVVGALPRNAAVEAPSRHLGLVPAAERPESRQALDALADLVAERVDLDAVLALAASAPPIRATPWDPAAALAAVPAATATTPTTATTPTTATTAGAPVRSGTARPVVAVAGGRAFTFRYAETEELLRAAGCDVVVVDPLTDAELPAGTAGIYLGGGFPEVHAAELTANAPLRDRIRAAVSRGLPTVAECAGLLYLCRTVDDAPMVGALPLTAAMTPKLAMGYREAAVPRDTLLARVGETVRGHEFHRTRTTPVPAGAVDGTGKGQDAGNSHAPGAVPPSPAWCLGEAPDGLSLDPAGTGRPTLHAAYLHVHWAGHPEAAARFAAAVHEYAGDVNAYAGQGHGPVATDPLAEQAGAATQPQIAPVAQLVPAESGESAKPVAAAAPVAAAEPVAQAATVPANEGVDLAPALDEPDLQHHGDRDIAPGLIDLAVNVRPARTPDFLVAAVTDAADWSAYPDATPLREALAAHHGVPVDHVLPTAGGAEAFTLVARALRPAYPLVVHPQFTEPEAALAAAGHDVRRHVLTAADGFRLNAAAVEAAHAAADLIVVGNPTNPTSVLHPRGELARLLRPGRVLVVDEAFMDLVPGEPETLIDPWLDDPGGLLVLRSLTKTWGIAGLRLGYVVGDPALVGALAAHQPPWSVSTPAIAAGCAALTPAAQDWARRAADEIAPARADLAERLTRLGLRCVEPARAPYLLVDTSPLGPGSVREALAARGFAVRRGETFPGLGPTWIRLAVRDPATHAALATALAELAELPELADLASPPSSQPSTHPVPKDRR, from the coding sequence ATGCCCGGGGCCGCCGGCGCCGTTGTCGCCGCCAGGGCCGCCGGCGCCGTTGACGCCAGGGCCGCCGAGCTCGTCAACGACGCGGAATTCACCTGGTCGCTTCCCCGGATCGTCGTGGCCGCGCCCGCCTCGGGGCATGGCAAGACCACGATCGCGATCGGGCTCATGGCCGCGCTGCGGCGTCGGGGTCTCGCGGTCGCCCCGGCCAAGGTCGGGCCCGATTACATCGACCCTGGCTACCACCTGTTGGCGTCCGGTCGGCCGGGTCGCAACCTCGACCCCTTCCTCGTGGGGGAGGACCGGATCGCGCCGCTGCTGGTTCACGGGGCCCGCACCCCGGTCCCGTGTGACGTCGTGGTCATCGAGGGCGTCATGGGGTTGTTCGACGGGCGGCTCGGCACCGATTCGTTCGCGTCCACCGCCCATGTCGCGCGGTTGACCGAGGCGCCGGTCCTGCTGTGCGTCGACGTACGGCATCAGTCCGCGACGGTCGGCGCGGTGGTGCACGGGCTGGCGACGTACGACGAGCGCATTCGCGTCGCGGGCGTCGTGCTCAACCAGGTCGGCTCGGCCCGCCAGGAGGCGGAGGCGCGGCGCGCCATCGAGCGGACCGGGATTCCGGTCGTGGGCGCGCTGCCGCGCAATGCCGCAGTCGAGGCGCCGTCGCGGCACCTGGGGCTGGTCCCCGCGGCCGAGCGGCCCGAGTCGCGGCAGGCGCTCGACGCCCTCGCCGACCTCGTCGCCGAGCGGGTCGACCTGGACGCGGTGCTCGCGCTCGCGGCGTCCGCCCCGCCGATCCGGGCGACGCCGTGGGATCCCGCGGCGGCGCTGGCGGCGGTGCCGGCGGCGACCGCGACGACTCCGACGACCGCGACGACTCCGACGACCGCGACGACTGCGGGGGCGCCGGTCAGGTCTGGCACGGCGCGGCCCGTGGTCGCGGTGGCGGGGGGGCGGGCGTTCACGTTCCGGTACGCCGAGACCGAGGAGCTGCTGCGCGCCGCGGGCTGCGATGTCGTCGTCGTCGACCCGCTGACCGACGCGGAGCTGCCGGCCGGGACGGCCGGCATCTACCTGGGCGGGGGATTCCCGGAGGTACACGCCGCCGAGCTGACCGCGAACGCCCCACTGCGAGACCGGATCCGCGCCGCCGTGTCCCGTGGCCTGCCGACGGTCGCGGAGTGTGCCGGCCTGCTCTACCTGTGCCGCACCGTCGACGACGCCCCAATGGTCGGCGCGCTGCCGCTCACGGCCGCGATGACGCCGAAGCTCGCGATGGGCTACCGGGAGGCCGCCGTGCCGCGGGACACCCTGCTGGCCAGGGTCGGGGAGACGGTTCGGGGCCACGAGTTCCACCGCACCCGCACCACGCCCGTCCCGGCCGGCGCCGTCGACGGCACCGGCAAAGGCCAAGACGCCGGCAACAGCCACGCACCCGGTGCCGTTCCGCCGAGTCCCGCCTGGTGCCTCGGCGAGGCGCCGGACGGGCTGTCCCTCGATCCGGCGGGCACGGGGCGGCCGACGCTGCACGCGGCGTACCTGCACGTGCACTGGGCCGGCCATCCCGAGGCGGCGGCGCGGTTCGCGGCGGCCGTGCACGAGTACGCCGGGGACGTGAACGCTTACGCCGGGCAGGGGCACGGACCCGTCGCGACGGACCCGCTGGCGGAGCAGGCTGGCGCGGCCACGCAGCCCCAGATCGCCCCGGTCGCGCAGCTCGTCCCGGCCGAGTCAGGCGAGTCGGCCAAGCCGGTCGCAGCGGCCGCCCCGGTCGCTGCGGCCGAGCCGGTTGCCCAGGCCGCGACGGTCCCGGCCAACGAGGGAGTTGACCTGGCGCCGGCTCTTGACGAGCCCGACCTGCAGCATCACGGCGACCGCGACATCGCGCCGGGCCTGATCGACCTGGCGGTCAACGTGCGCCCGGCGCGGACGCCGGACTTCCTCGTCGCCGCGGTGACCGACGCCGCCGACTGGTCGGCCTACCCCGACGCGACGCCCCTGCGGGAGGCCCTGGCCGCGCACCACGGCGTACCCGTCGATCACGTCCTGCCGACCGCGGGCGGAGCCGAGGCGTTCACGCTGGTGGCGCGGGCCCTGCGCCCGGCGTACCCGCTCGTCGTCCACCCCCAGTTCACCGAGCCGGAGGCGGCGCTGGCGGCGGCGGGCCACGACGTACGGCGCCACGTGCTCACCGCCGCCGACGGATTCCGCCTGAACGCCGCGGCGGTGGAGGCCGCGCACGCCGCGGCCGACCTGATCGTCGTCGGCAACCCCACCAACCCCACGTCCGTGCTGCACCCGCGGGGCGAGCTGGCGCGACTGCTGCGGCCCGGCCGGGTGCTCGTCGTCGACGAGGCGTTCATGGACCTGGTGCCAGGCGAACCGGAGACGCTGATCGACCCCTGGCTCGACGACCCCGGCGGCCTCCTCGTGCTGCGCTCGCTCACCAAGACCTGGGGCATCGCGGGGCTGCGGCTCGGCTACGTGGTCGGCGATCCCGCCCTGGTGGGCGCCTTGGCGGCGCACCAACCGCCGTGGTCCGTGTCGACGCCGGCGATCGCGGCCGGGTGCGCCGCGCTCACCCCCGCCGCGCAGGACTGGGCCCGCCGTGCGGCGGACGAGATCGCCCCGGCCCGCGCGGACCTGGCCGAGCGTCTGACCCGGCTCGGGCTGCGCTGCGTCGAGCCGGCCCGGGCGCCGTACCTGCTCGTCGACACCAGCCCCCTCGGGCCCGGGTCGGTGCGGGAGGCGCTGGCGGCGCGGGGCTTCGCCGTACGGCGTGGGGAGACCTTCCCCGGCCTCGGCCCCACCTGGATCCGCCTCGCCGTGCGCGACCCCGCGACCCACGCCGCGCTCGCCACCGCGCTGGCCGAGTTGGCCGAGCTGCCCGAGCTCGCCGACCTGGCCAGCCCCCCGTCCAGCCAACCGTCCACTCACCCCGTCCCGAAGGACCGCCGATGA
- a CDS encoding hydrogenase maturation protease gives MTDPRPLVVGYGNSLRQDDGVGWRVAGLLAADPRFAGCDVRQEFQLLPELAYDVARARAVVLVDAREAYDVPPGTQSHRRVEPSAAAGGISSHHVTPEALLALAELTLGEGDDGEAPLPPVALVEVAARDFDDGADTLTPAVRAALPAIVDAVAAHLNALITELSDPSRPSGAAHRT, from the coding sequence GTGACGGACCCGCGGCCCCTCGTCGTCGGCTACGGCAACTCGCTGCGCCAGGACGACGGCGTGGGGTGGCGCGTCGCCGGGCTGCTCGCCGCCGACCCGCGGTTCGCCGGCTGCGACGTACGGCAGGAGTTCCAGCTCCTGCCCGAGTTGGCGTACGACGTCGCCCGCGCCCGCGCCGTCGTCCTCGTCGACGCGCGGGAGGCGTACGACGTGCCGCCCGGGACCCAGTCCCATCGGCGGGTCGAGCCCTCCGCCGCGGCCGGGGGAATCTCCTCGCACCACGTCACCCCCGAGGCGCTGCTGGCGTTGGCCGAGCTGACGCTGGGCGAGGGCGACGACGGCGAGGCGCCACTCCCGCCGGTGGCCCTCGTGGAGGTCGCGGCCCGCGACTTCGACGACGGCGCGGACACGCTCACCCCGGCGGTCCGCGCCGCGCTCCCCGCGATCGTCGACGCCGTCGCAGCGCACTTGAACGCGTTGATCACGGAGCTGAGCGATCCCTCCCGTCCGAGCGGGGCCGCTCACCGCACCTGA
- the cobA gene encoding uroporphyrinogen-III C-methyltransferase, with translation MTMRFDLEPGTVTLVGGGPGDPGLITVQGLHAIRQADVLVYDRLAPLECLAEARPSAELVDVGKIPRGRQTPQERINEILVAEAAAGKRVVRLKGGDAFVFGRGGEEWQACTAAGVPVHVVPGVTSAVAIPELAGIPVTHRSLTQGFTVVSGHVPPGDPRGTVDWAALARARTTLVILMGVKYLPEIVAALREAGLDDGTPAAVIASHLQAGGHTAAADQVLRGELADIAALSAGAGIEPPAVVVIGSVVALHLADHRHQDLGFAAAVPSQVG, from the coding sequence ATGACGATGCGTTTTGACCTCGAACCCGGCACCGTCACCCTCGTGGGCGGCGGCCCCGGCGACCCCGGCCTCATCACCGTCCAGGGCCTGCACGCGATCCGGCAGGCGGACGTGCTCGTCTACGACCGGCTCGCGCCGCTGGAGTGCCTCGCGGAGGCGCGGCCGAGCGCCGAGCTGGTCGACGTCGGCAAGATCCCGCGCGGCCGGCAGACCCCGCAGGAGCGCATCAACGAGATCCTCGTGGCCGAGGCCGCCGCCGGGAAACGGGTCGTGCGGCTGAAGGGCGGCGACGCCTTCGTTTTCGGGCGCGGCGGCGAGGAGTGGCAGGCGTGTACGGCGGCGGGCGTGCCGGTGCACGTCGTACCCGGCGTCACCTCGGCGGTCGCGATCCCCGAGCTCGCGGGGATCCCGGTGACGCACCGCTCGCTGACGCAGGGCTTCACCGTGGTCTCCGGGCACGTGCCGCCCGGCGACCCACGCGGAACGGTGGACTGGGCGGCGCTGGCCCGCGCGCGGACGACGCTGGTGATCCTGATGGGGGTCAAGTACCTGCCGGAGATCGTCGCGGCGCTGCGGGAGGCGGGACTGGACGACGGTACGCCGGCCGCGGTGATCGCCAGCCACCTCCAGGCCGGTGGCCACACGGCCGCCGCGGACCAGGTGCTGCGCGGGGAGCTGGCCGACATCGCCGCCCTGAGCGCCGGCGCGGGCATCGAGCCGCCCGCCGTGGTCGTCATCGGGTCCGTGGTGGCCCTGCACCTGGCCGACCACCGCCACCAGGACCTGGGCTTCGCCGCGGCCGTCCCCTCCCAGGTGGGGTGA